A single window of Salvia splendens isolate huo1 chromosome 6, SspV2, whole genome shotgun sequence DNA harbors:
- the LOC121808486 gene encoding metal transporter Nramp3-like: MSAHQQQQPLLESEEERAYDADNIVHIHDDGGDDYSPFSWRKLWLFTGPGFLMSIAFLDPGNLEGDLQSGAIAGYSLLWLLLWATAMGLLVQLLAARLGVVTGKHLAELCRQEYPDWARLLLWIMAELALIGADIQEVIGSAIAINILSRGVLPLWAGVIITALDCFVFLFLENYGVRKLEALFAVLIATMAVSFAWMFGETKPDGRELMIGILVPKLNSSTIKQAVGVVGCVIMPHNVFLHSALVQSREVDNRKIGRVREALKYYSIESSIALAISFMINLFVTTVFAKVFYGTEEAKTIGLVNAGQYLEERYGGGLVPILYIWAIGVLAAGQSSTITGTYAGQFIMGGFLNLRMKKWIRALITRSCAIIPTLIVALIFDTSDASLDILNEWLNVLQSVQIPFALIPLLCLVSKEELMGYFKIGTLLQTVSWTVAALVILINGYLLVDFFSSELTGVFFTSIVTTFSAAYICFIVYLVTRSASFSSLWTRAKTIWGS; this comes from the exons atgtctgcacaccagcagcagcagcccCTTCTGGAATCCGAAGAGGAGCGAGCCTACGACGCCGATAACATAGTCCACATTCACGACGACGGCGGCGACGACTACTCGCCATTCTCCTGGCGGAAGCTCTGGCTCTTCACGGGGCCTGGCTTCCTCATGAGCATCGCCTTCCTCGATCCCGGCAACCTCGAAGGGGATCTCCAATCCGGCGCCATCGCCGGCTACTCGCTCCTCTGGCTCCTCCTCTGGGCCACCGCCATGGGCCTATTGGTCCAGCTCCTCGCCGCGCGCCTCGGCGTCGTCACCGGAAAGCACCTGGCCGAGCTCTGCCGCCAGGAGTATCCTGATTGGGCCAGGCTGCTGCTGTGGATCATGGCCGAGCTCGCGCTCATCGGCGCCGATATTCAGGAGGTTATTGGCAGCGCGATTGCGATTAACATTCTCAGCCGCGGCGTTCTGCCGCTTTGGGCGGGTGTCATTATCACCGCCCTCGATTG CTTCGTCTTCTTGTTTCTGGAGAATTATGGTGTGAGGAAACTGGAAGCGCTTTTTGCTGTGCTTATAGCAACAATGGCAGTCTCCTTTGCCTGGATGTTTGGCGAGACAAAACCTGACGGTCGCGAGCTTATGATCG GCATCTTGGTTCCGAAGCTGAATTCGAGTACCATAAAGCAGGCCGTGGGAGTGGTGGGCTGTGTCATCATGCCTCACAACGTTTTCTTGCACTCTGCCCTCGTGCAGTCGAGAGAAGTAGACAATCGCAAGATAGGCAGAGTGCGCGAAGCTCTCAAGTACTACTCCATCGAATCCAGCATTGCTCTGGCCATCTCATTCATGATCAATTTATTCGTTACAACAGTTTTTGCGAAGGTGTTTTATGGCACGGAAGAGGCAAAGACCATTGGACTCGTGAATGCAGGGCAGTATCTCGAGGAGAGGTATGGTGGAGGGCTGGTCCCCATTTTGTACATATGGGCGATTGGCGTGCTCGCTGCCGGACAGAGCAGCACCATAACCGGCACATATGCCGGCCAGTTCATTATGGGAGGGTTTCTGAATTTGCGGATGAAGAAGTGGATAAGGGCGCTGATAACACGAAGCTGTGCCATCATCCCTACCCTGATTGTTGCGCTTATTTTTGACACATCCGATGCCTCGTTGGACATTCTAAACGAATGGCTTAACGTGCTGCAGTCGGTTCAAATCCCGTTCGCTCTGATTCCTCTCCTTTGCCTGGTGTCCAAGGAGGAACTCATGGGCTATTTCAAAATCGGGACCCTTCTTCAG ACTGTATCGTGGACGGTGGCAGCTCTGGTGATCTTGATCAACGGGTATCTTCTGGTGGACTTCTTCTCGTCTGAACTGACCGGGGTTTTTTTCACGAGTATCGTTACAACATTCTCAGCTGCGTATATCTGCTTCATAGTGTATCTAGTAACGAGGAGCGCAAGCTTTTCGAGTCTGTGGACAAGAGCCAAGACGATTTGGGGCTCGTAA
- the LOC121808487 gene encoding uncharacterized protein LOC121808487: MADSVITSLARMEIKNDDLEREKAVFSKYYEYLPYKRQHRESVLNVLYSRETGTSSAHCCRPSRRKCALSTRKNQCFYMRSLCAAKFGASAQPLSYPITNVSKNKKEVEEQILRPRQFEYHPTDSSLMAVGTLDGEVVVLNHETGNVVTCIFPSQSMNSVLGLCWLKQQPSKLLVGSDNGCLRLYDVNEVGRKGGDSSGVVFDDFELLTSVHVNSTDDRCLTSGYSKKVAIYDICSGQRLQLFTDMHREPINVAKFSNHSPHLFVTSSFDRDVKMWDSRQSPLRPCYSSRSSRGNVMVVFSPDDLYLLVSAVDNEVKQLLSVDGRLHTDFGIVSTGSCHNYTRAYYMSGRDYIISGSSEEPTVRICCAHTGRRLRDISLEDTGRSNSIYVQSLRSDPFRHFHMAILAAYARPSKYEIIKINLLSSSSSIEESQGGLQISFGKGG, encoded by the exons ATGGCCGATAGCGTGATCACATCTCTGGCTCGTATGGAAATCAAGAATGACGATCTTGAAAGGGAGAAAGCCGTCTTCTCAAAATATTACGAGTACTTACCATATAAGCGCCAGCATAGGGAGAGTGTTCTCAACGTCCTGTATTCTCGTGAAACTGGAACGAGCAGTGCACACTGCTGCAGACCATCGAGGCGGAAGTGTGCCTTGTCTACTCGGAAGAACCAATGCTTCTATATGAGGTCACTCTGTGCTGCAAAGTTTGGAGCGTCTGCGCAGCCCTTGTCGTATCCCATCACTAATGTGAGCAAGAATAAGAAGGAAGTGGAGGAGCAGATTCTCCGGCCAAGGCAGTTTGAGTACCACCCGACCGACTCCAGCCTGATGGCTGTTGGGACACTTGACGGAGAAGTGGTGGTTCTCAACCACGAGACGGGAAATGTTGTCACGTGCATCTTTCCCTCGCAGAGTATGAATAGTGTTCTTGGCCTTTGTTGGCTTAAGCAACAACCCTCTAAG CTCCTTGTGGGTTCTGATAACGGTTGCCTGAGATTGTATGACGTCAACGAGGTTGGTAGAAAGGGAGGAGATAGCTCAGGCGTTGTCTTTGATGACTTTGAGCTATTGACCTCTGTTCACGTGAACTCAACTGATGACCGGTGTCTAACAAGTGGTTACTCGAAGAAAGTTGCCATATACGACATCTGCAGTGGCCAACGGTTGCAGCTGTTCACGGACATGCACCGTGAGCCCATAAATGTTGCCAAGTTTTCGAACCACTCCCCTCACCTCTTTGTGACTTCGTCGTTCGACCGTGATGTGAAGATGTGGGATTCAAGACAGTCGCCTCTCAGACCTTGCTACTCGTCTAGAAGCTCAAGAGGGAACGTGATGGTCGTGTTCTCTCCAGACGATCTTTATCTACTCGTGTCAGCCGTAGATAACGAG GTCAAGCAACTTTTGTCCGTGGACGGGCGTCTTCACACGGATTTTGGGATAGTTTCGACAGGAAGTTGTCATAACTACACGCGCGCATACTACATGAGCGGAAGAGACTACATCATTAGTGGGAGTTCAGAGGAACCAACGGTTCGTATCTGCTGCGCGCACACAGGAAGGCGGCTACGAGATATATCTTTGGAG GATACAGGGAGATCAAACTCCATTTATGTGCAATCATTGAGAAGTGATCCTTTTAGA CATTTCCACATGGCGATCTTGGCAGCGTATGCTCGACCATCGAAGTATGAAATTATCAAG ATTAACTTGCTCTCGTCGAGCTCCAGTATCGAAGAGAGCCAAGGAGGCCTGCAGATCTCTTTTGGCAAGGGTGGCTAA